The Flavobacterium praedii genome window below encodes:
- a CDS encoding arsenate reductase family protein — translation MNKIYYLASCDTCRKIIKSLPKDHDLVFHDIKQNPITIEELEEMHRLSGSYEALFSKKAQLYKSMDLKNKSLTEADYKKFILEHYTFLSRPVFIINEKIYIGNTQQNILQVMKALV, via the coding sequence ATGAATAAAATATACTATCTCGCTTCTTGTGACACCTGCCGCAAAATTATAAAATCACTACCAAAAGATCATGATTTGGTTTTTCATGACATCAAACAAAACCCTATTACTATTGAAGAACTAGAGGAAATGCATCGCCTTTCAGGGAGTTACGAAGCCTTGTTTAGTAAAAAAGCACAATTGTATAAATCGATGGATTTAAAAAACAAATCCCTTACCGAAGCCGATTACAAAAAATTCATACTAGAGCATTATACCTTCTTGAGTCGTCCAGTTTTTATCATTAATGAAAAAATATACATTGGCAATACACAACAAAATATACTTCAAGTAATGAAAGCCTTGGTGTAA
- a CDS encoding DinB family protein, which produces MQDTFEVNRTGRKMLSSYFENYTLEQLNKIPDGFSNNLIWNLGHIVVTQQLLVYKLSGLPMAVSDEMVEKYRKGTKPEHDVTQEEANQIQALLFQTIDQLEVDYKNGIFVNYQEYPTSTGYILKSTKGAIEFNNFHEGLHIGIMMSIRKFI; this is translated from the coding sequence ATGCAAGATACATTTGAAGTAAACAGAACAGGCAGAAAAATGTTGAGTTCTTATTTTGAAAATTACACATTAGAACAACTGAATAAAATTCCAGATGGATTCAGTAATAATTTAATTTGGAATTTAGGTCATATTGTGGTGACGCAACAATTATTAGTTTATAAATTATCAGGTTTGCCAATGGCGGTGTCTGATGAGATGGTTGAAAAATATCGTAAGGGTACCAAACCGGAACACGATGTGACACAAGAAGAAGCCAATCAAATCCAAGCATTGTTATTTCAAACAATAGACCAATTAGAAGTTGATTATAAAAACGGAATTTTTGTGAATTATCAAGAATATCCAACTTCTACGGGGTATATTTTAAAAAGCACAAAAGGAGCAATTGAATTTAATAACTTTCACGAAGGCTTGCATATTGGAATTATGATGAGCATCAGAAAGTTTATTTAA
- a CDS encoding cystathionine gamma-synthase yields MKFNTKVIHGGQHHDPSTGAVMPPVYQTSTFVQTSPGKPLNPDYEYSRAANPTRTALENALASIENGTRGLAFSSGLAATDCILRSFKAGDEIIAMDDLYGGTYRMFTRIYKDSGIVFHFVDMNDLDKFKKLITKKTKMVWVETPTNPLMKLADIQEIAKITKAHNILFAVDNTFATPYLQKPLDLGADIVMHSATKYLGGHSDVIAGALIVKDEALGDQLHFQQFATGATLGPMDSFLVLRGIKTLHLRVQRHCENGAKVVEFLSNHSKIKTVYYPGLPSHPHHEIAIKQMSGFGGMVSFTFVSGKKEEAIDFLERLKVFTLAESLGGVESLANHPALMTHASIPEDKRKAIGITDDLVRLSVGIEDADDLIADLIQALE; encoded by the coding sequence ATGAAATTCAATACCAAAGTTATTCATGGTGGACAACATCATGATCCAAGTACAGGAGCGGTAATGCCTCCAGTATACCAAACCTCGACCTTTGTACAAACAAGTCCAGGAAAGCCTTTAAATCCAGATTACGAATACAGTAGAGCCGCAAATCCTACACGTACAGCGCTTGAGAATGCTTTGGCGAGTATCGAAAACGGAACACGCGGATTGGCTTTTTCATCAGGATTGGCCGCTACGGATTGTATTTTAAGATCGTTTAAAGCGGGTGACGAAATCATCGCTATGGATGATTTATACGGTGGTACCTACAGAATGTTTACCCGTATTTATAAAGATAGCGGAATTGTATTTCATTTTGTCGATATGAATGATTTGGATAAATTCAAGAAGTTGATTACTAAGAAAACCAAAATGGTTTGGGTAGAAACACCAACAAACCCTTTAATGAAATTGGCCGACATTCAAGAAATTGCCAAAATTACCAAAGCGCATAATATCCTTTTTGCTGTTGATAATACTTTTGCAACACCTTATCTACAAAAGCCTTTGGACTTAGGAGCTGATATTGTTATGCATTCGGCCACTAAATATTTAGGAGGGCATTCAGATGTAATTGCTGGTGCTTTGATTGTAAAAGACGAAGCTTTGGGAGACCAATTGCATTTTCAGCAATTTGCTACGGGAGCGACCTTGGGGCCAATGGATAGTTTTTTGGTACTTAGAGGTATAAAAACCCTGCATTTAAGAGTGCAAAGGCACTGTGAAAATGGCGCTAAAGTGGTTGAATTTTTGAGTAATCACTCCAAAATAAAAACAGTTTATTACCCAGGATTGCCGAGTCATCCACATCATGAAATCGCGATAAAACAAATGAGCGGTTTTGGAGGAATGGTTTCGTTTACATTTGTTTCAGGTAAAAAAGAAGAAGCAATTGATTTTCTAGAAAGACTAAAAGTATTCACTCTAGCAGAATCTTTGGGTGGAGTTGAATCCTTGGCCAATCATCCAGCACTAATGACGCATGCATCAATTCCGGAGGACAAAAGAAAAGCAATTGGAATCACAGACGATTTGGTACGATTGAGTGTTGGTATCGAAGATGCTGATGATTTGATTGCCGACTTGATTCAGGCATTAGAATAA
- a CDS encoding THC0290_0291 family protein, producing the protein MIKHKLLVIIILFGCIVPAFPQSGIVHEVGVITGRVEFRSDYGQRDNTQTNLNNMGFGIAIVDYMNFSYNDNENIYFKEHFKLRSELSYSKSSLKHYGEWIKKNSIGSKQLEAMRGTTQLINLGFQLEYFPLHIHDFENTIGSFAPYIGLGAQMSYYTATATSTMGELGNATTTHPKYLVPSEGRPHGFSNESKAVLSETVNIGTRYKLNRMSDLVLDLRVQYFNSDWVDGLNPNKELYLENKQNDWLTFVGVGYIYYLEY; encoded by the coding sequence ATGATCAAACACAAACTATTAGTAATCATTATCCTATTTGGATGTATCGTTCCAGCTTTCCCCCAATCTGGAATTGTACACGAAGTTGGAGTAATTACTGGCCGCGTCGAATTCCGGTCCGATTATGGGCAACGTGACAATACCCAAACCAATTTAAACAATATGGGCTTTGGTATTGCAATTGTCGATTATATGAACTTCTCGTACAACGACAATGAGAACATCTATTTTAAAGAACATTTCAAATTAAGATCCGAATTATCTTATAGCAAATCAAGTTTGAAGCACTATGGCGAATGGATCAAAAAAAATTCCATTGGATCCAAGCAGCTCGAAGCGATGAGAGGTACTACTCAATTAATTAATTTAGGTTTCCAACTGGAATATTTCCCTTTGCATATTCATGATTTTGAAAATACAATTGGAAGTTTCGCGCCTTATATAGGATTGGGAGCTCAAATGAGCTATTATACAGCGACTGCGACATCGACTATGGGAGAATTAGGAAATGCGACTACTACTCACCCTAAATATTTGGTTCCATCTGAAGGTCGTCCTCATGGCTTTTCTAATGAAAGTAAAGCCGTTCTTTCGGAAACTGTAAATATCGGAACACGATATAAATTAAATAGAATGTCGGATCTTGTACTTGATCTAAGAGTTCAATATTTCAATTCAGATTGGGTTGATGGTCTTAATCCAAATAAAGAATTGTATCTAGAAAATAAACAAAATGACTGGCTAACATTTGTTGGTGTGGGTTATATCTATTATTTAGAATACTAG
- the gdhA gene encoding NADP-specific glutamate dehydrogenase: MSQSITDFIELVAKRNPNEPEFMQAVTEVAETVIPFIEENKKYQNKMLLERMVESDRIIMFRVVWTDDKGDTQVNRGYRIQMNSAIGPYKGGIRFHPSVNLSILKFLAFEQTFKNSLTTLPMGGGKGGADFDPKGKSDNEVMRFCQAFMTELSKHIGANTDVPAGDIGVGGREVGYMFGQYKRLRNEFTGVLTGKGISFGGSLIRPEATGYGDVYFAQSMLATKGESFAGKTVVISGSGNVAQYAAEKATQLGGKVVTMSDSAGYIYDADGIDATKLAHVMEIKNELRGRISDYVAKYPNAKYVAGKRPWEVKCDVALPCATQNELNEDEAKTLVANGCICVAEGANMPSTPEAVHVFQKAKILFAPGKASNAGGVATSGLEMSQNSLRLNWTSEEVDEKLKTIMKDIHASCVKYGSDAAGYVDYVRGANIAGFVKVADAMLAQGVV; the protein is encoded by the coding sequence ATGTCACAAAGTATTACAGATTTTATCGAATTAGTTGCCAAAAGAAATCCGAACGAGCCGGAATTTATGCAAGCTGTTACAGAAGTTGCTGAAACAGTAATTCCTTTTATCGAAGAAAACAAGAAATACCAAAACAAAATGCTTTTGGAAAGAATGGTCGAATCAGATCGAATCATAATGTTTCGAGTAGTTTGGACAGACGATAAAGGTGATACACAAGTTAATAGAGGATACCGTATTCAAATGAACTCGGCTATCGGACCATATAAAGGAGGAATCCGTTTTCATCCATCAGTAAATTTAAGTATTTTGAAATTCTTGGCTTTCGAGCAAACGTTCAAAAACAGCTTGACTACATTGCCAATGGGTGGTGGAAAAGGTGGAGCCGATTTTGATCCAAAAGGAAAATCAGATAATGAAGTAATGCGTTTTTGTCAAGCCTTTATGACTGAATTGTCGAAACACATTGGTGCCAACACCGATGTACCTGCAGGAGATATCGGAGTGGGTGGAAGAGAAGTTGGATACATGTTTGGTCAATACAAAAGACTTAGAAACGAATTTACTGGAGTTTTAACCGGTAAAGGAATTTCGTTTGGAGGTTCATTAATCCGTCCAGAAGCTACAGGATACGGAGATGTATATTTTGCACAAAGTATGTTGGCTACCAAAGGAGAAAGTTTTGCTGGTAAAACAGTTGTAATCTCAGGTTCTGGAAACGTAGCACAATATGCTGCTGAAAAAGCAACTCAATTGGGTGGTAAAGTAGTAACAATGTCTGATTCTGCTGGATATATCTACGATGCAGACGGAATTGATGCTACCAAATTAGCACACGTAATGGAAATCAAAAATGAGTTAAGAGGAAGAATTAGCGATTATGTTGCCAAATATCCAAATGCCAAATATGTAGCAGGTAAGCGTCCATGGGAAGTAAAATGTGATGTAGCCTTGCCATGTGCGACTCAAAATGAGTTAAACGAAGACGAAGCCAAAACTCTTGTGGCCAACGGATGTATCTGTGTTGCCGAAGGAGCAAATATGCCTTCTACGCCAGAAGCAGTTCACGTTTTTCAAAAAGCAAAAATCTTATTCGCTCCAGGAAAAGCATCAAATGCTGGTGGAGTTGCAACTTCAGGACTTGAAATGTCACAAAACTCATTGCGTTTAAACTGGACTTCAGAAGAAGTAGACGAAAAACTAAAAACCATCATGAAAGACATTCACGCATCTTGTGTGAAATACGGTTCGGATGCCGCAGGTTATGTAGACTACGTAAGAGGAGCCAACATCGCAGGATTTGTAAAAGTTGCCGATGCTATGCTTGCTCAAGGAGTAGTATAA
- a CDS encoding GNAT family N-acetyltransferase produces MEYHFRKAKIAEIPSIWAILQLAIERRKKDGSNQWQDGYPNPDVVQKDIEKETGFVLTDGETIVGYCAILINDEPEYAKIEGKWLTNDDFVVFHRVAISEAYLGKGCAQKMMEHIEDFARQNNIYSIKADTNFDNFAMIKIFEKLGYTFCGHVYFRGGQRKAYEKMLVKFF; encoded by the coding sequence ATGGAATACCACTTTAGAAAAGCCAAAATAGCTGAAATCCCTTCAATATGGGCTATTTTGCAATTGGCTATAGAAAGGAGAAAAAAGGACGGAAGTAATCAATGGCAGGATGGTTATCCAAACCCCGATGTGGTACAAAAAGATATTGAAAAAGAGACAGGATTTGTATTGACCGATGGAGAAACAATAGTTGGTTATTGCGCCATATTGATCAATGATGAACCTGAATATGCAAAAATTGAAGGAAAGTGGTTGACCAATGATGATTTTGTTGTGTTTCATCGTGTGGCTATTTCCGAGGCTTATTTAGGGAAAGGTTGTGCCCAAAAAATGATGGAACATATAGAAGACTTTGCTCGCCAGAATAATATTTATAGTATAAAAGCAGACACAAATTTTGACAACTTTGCCATGATTAAAATTTTCGAAAAGTTGGGTTACACTTTTTGTGGCCACGTTTATTTCCGAGGTGGACAAAGAAAAGCATACGAAAAAATGTTAGTTAAATTTTTCTAA
- a CDS encoding T9SS type A sorting domain-containing protein, giving the protein MQKRLLYLLFLFVLQNTFAQSNLSWQGYFSFTQIKALSQSPTAIYAASENVLFSKDSNTNSIKTTTTVDGLSGETITALYYSPTFNKTIVGYQNGLLMVINEADGSMLKVVDIINKNLPANIKRINNFDEFNGIVYVATDFGIVQFNLATSKFGDTYFIGDNGSEIKVTQTTVFNGVIFASTSSGIRKGDTANPNLIDFKQWQVTTAGDWSGITAFGTDLYAVNSVGYVHKYDSGSNTFIGFLPLAEVITNFRSTTDYFIITTAYNIFIYNNQMVLQRQINRNQISEINSSFSSTTIIKDTIYIGTTANGLITTSLLSTSTYENITPIGPSRNNIFSLQVTPTQLWTVYGDYDVFYNPYPLDDFGISKYSTSGWLNIPYDSVFGAKSMTRIAINPTNENNVYASSFFSGLLKIENDIPTILYNKSNSSLESLAISPPDPNYIDIRINGSAFDKSGNLWVTNCRVANGLKMLSSSGQWKSYAMDKILSDFNSNDFATMVIDKYGTKWMATNKNGIIGFNESSNTFKKITFGTDQGNLPIQDVRAVAVDTKNQLWIGTTKGLRVLSNVNSFQTESQLTTQSIIILEDNLAQELLYEQFITDIEVDGANYKWIGTADAGVFMVSPNGQETKYHFTTDNSPLPSNVINDISINSSTGAVFIATSKGLISFKGIATTASNDLSNVYVYPNPVRPEYEGTVKINGLLNKANVKITDVAGNLVYEATTEGGTLEWDTTAFGKYKVASGVYMIFVSAQDGVETKVKKVMIIR; this is encoded by the coding sequence ATGCAAAAAAGGCTTTTATACCTACTTTTTTTATTCGTATTACAAAACACTTTTGCCCAAAGTAATTTGTCTTGGCAAGGCTATTTTTCTTTTACCCAAATCAAAGCATTATCTCAATCGCCAACTGCTATTTATGCTGCTTCCGAGAATGTACTGTTTTCCAAAGACAGCAATACAAATAGCATAAAAACCACCACAACTGTTGATGGACTTTCAGGTGAAACCATTACAGCACTTTATTACAGTCCAACTTTTAACAAAACGATTGTTGGCTATCAGAATGGATTGCTCATGGTCATCAACGAAGCCGATGGATCGATGCTCAAAGTGGTCGATATTATTAATAAAAATTTACCTGCCAACATTAAGCGAATCAATAACTTTGATGAATTTAATGGAATTGTTTATGTTGCAACAGACTTTGGAATCGTGCAATTCAATTTGGCCACGTCCAAGTTTGGAGACACCTATTTTATTGGTGACAATGGATCCGAAATAAAGGTAACTCAAACTACAGTTTTCAATGGAGTTATTTTTGCTTCCACTTCGAGCGGAATTCGAAAAGGGGATACCGCCAATCCTAATTTAATCGATTTCAAACAATGGCAAGTGACAACCGCAGGTGATTGGTCAGGGATCACTGCTTTTGGCACCGATTTATATGCAGTAAATTCAGTAGGTTACGTTCATAAATACGATTCGGGTTCCAATACGTTTATTGGTTTTTTGCCATTGGCGGAAGTAATCACTAATTTTCGTTCTACTACCGATTACTTTATCATAACGACAGCCTATAACATCTTTATTTATAACAATCAAATGGTATTGCAACGGCAAATTAACAGAAACCAAATTTCAGAAATAAATTCAAGTTTTAGCAGTACAACGATAATAAAGGATACGATTTATATTGGTACAACCGCAAACGGATTGATTACGACTTCGCTTTTGTCCACATCAACCTATGAAAATATAACACCAATTGGGCCTTCCCGCAACAATATTTTCTCGTTGCAAGTGACTCCAACACAACTTTGGACTGTATATGGTGATTATGATGTTTTTTACAATCCTTATCCATTGGATGATTTTGGAATCAGTAAATACAGTACTTCGGGTTGGTTGAATATTCCTTATGATTCAGTTTTTGGAGCCAAATCGATGACCCGAATTGCAATCAATCCAACCAATGAGAATAATGTGTACGCCAGTTCATTTTTCTCGGGTTTGTTAAAAATTGAAAATGATATCCCAACAATTTTATACAATAAATCCAATAGTAGTTTAGAATCATTAGCTATCAGTCCGCCAGATCCTAATTATATTGATATCAGGATCAATGGTTCTGCCTTTGATAAATCGGGTAATTTATGGGTGACGAATTGCAGGGTTGCCAATGGTTTAAAAATGCTTAGCTCTAGTGGGCAATGGAAAAGTTATGCCATGGATAAAATATTATCGGACTTTAATAGCAATGATTTTGCCACTATGGTCATCGATAAATATGGTACAAAATGGATGGCAACCAATAAAAACGGTATAATCGGATTTAATGAAAGCAGCAATACCTTCAAGAAAATCACTTTTGGCACAGACCAAGGAAATTTACCGATTCAAGATGTTCGAGCAGTTGCTGTAGACACCAAAAACCAACTTTGGATAGGAACAACAAAAGGGTTAAGGGTTTTATCAAACGTAAATAGTTTTCAAACCGAGAGCCAGTTGACAACCCAAAGCATTATTATTTTGGAAGATAATTTGGCTCAAGAATTGTTATACGAACAATTTATAACCGACATAGAAGTTGATGGAGCGAATTATAAATGGATAGGAACTGCCGATGCAGGTGTATTTATGGTGTCACCCAATGGTCAGGAAACCAAGTACCATTTTACGACAGACAATTCGCCATTACCGAGTAATGTAATAAACGATATTAGTATCAACAGCAGTACAGGAGCCGTTTTTATAGCGACTTCCAAAGGATTGATTTCTTTCAAAGGAATTGCAACAACGGCCAGTAATGACCTGAGTAATGTATATGTGTATCCCAATCCCGTTCGCCCTGAATATGAAGGTACTGTAAAAATTAACGGATTACTCAATAAAGCCAATGTAAAAATTACAGACGTGGCAGGCAATCTGGTTTATGAAGCGACTACCGAAGGTGGAACTTTAGAATGGGACACAACTGCTTTTGGAAAATACAAAGTAGCATCGGGAGTATATATGATTTTTGTTTCTGCTCAAGATGGCGTAGAAACCAAAGTCAAAAAAGTGATGATTATAAGGTAG
- the recO gene encoding DNA repair protein RecO, translated as MLVKTKAIVISSLKFQEKSLIVKCFTLSSGLKSYFVRDAFSSRKASQKMAYFQPLTIIEIEAVHKNKGTLENFKEVKISSPFHSIHSDIYKSTMVMFLSEILNHSIHEEEKNESLFTFLETALHWLDQHDEIANFHLILMLETSKYLGFYPDTSDMDMPFFEMTEGVFAPFHAISSLSEHESQLFKKLIQLKFDTDQKTFHVIERQLLLKILIDYYSFHLDGFKRPKSLDVLKEVFS; from the coding sequence ATGCTAGTTAAAACCAAAGCCATAGTCATTTCGTCTTTAAAATTTCAAGAGAAAAGCTTGATTGTAAAATGTTTTACCTTATCGAGCGGACTGAAATCTTATTTTGTTCGGGATGCTTTTTCGTCTCGAAAGGCGAGTCAAAAAATGGCCTATTTTCAACCTTTGACGATCATCGAAATTGAAGCGGTTCATAAAAACAAAGGGACTTTAGAAAACTTCAAAGAAGTAAAAATTTCGTCTCCTTTTCATTCCATCCATTCCGATATTTACAAAAGTACCATGGTGATGTTTCTTTCCGAAATTTTAAACCATTCAATACATGAGGAAGAAAAAAACGAATCCTTGTTTACTTTTCTAGAAACAGCTTTGCATTGGTTGGACCAACACGATGAAATTGCCAATTTTCATTTGATTCTAATGCTGGAAACCTCAAAGTACCTTGGTTTTTATCCAGACACTTCGGATATGGATATGCCTTTTTTCGAAATGACCGAAGGAGTTTTCGCTCCTTTTCATGCCATTAGTTCCCTTAGTGAACATGAAAGCCAATTGTTTAAAAAACTAATTCAATTGAAATTCGACACCGACCAAAAAACGTTTCATGTCATAGAAAGACAATTGCTTTTGAAAATTTTAATCGATTATTACAGTTTTCATCTCGACGGATTCAAAAGACCAAAATCTTTGGATGTTTTGAAAGAAGTTTTTTCTTGA
- a CDS encoding PQQ-binding-like beta-propeller repeat protein, translating to MKKMKFSMLLILFVSISVFSQRSFDEVIKTDSNISDLVQNEITGIIVFKGSGKISGIDAETKKVVWTLTKEDYGNPSTMEILGDGDFDKMFKEKKELKSVPNSPYVEAYINSKFLIINTDTGKIVYNSSNESFWVVQSDFLPETNEYLITVREKGNMNIALIDMSTGSIKWKTAVDKAKSIFSLSLKSIINKAQVNGATIYYLLYGKLYSFNRESGKLNWQAEEEYTKFFPTQNDNNIVVINSAGTFSSKEYLNVLSTETGKSIWKESIKTKYVVYLEDWGTKLLIAHFGGFNFFDLKTGEKIWKKDARGDGLKKVIPIDKDFLYVAENEMMLINKDGEKLWKNFIEIADDKEDPIFYLGKVGEKVMYLTGTYGNMVDYKTGKKLWKRNIQFNKDRPVLPTFDELTNSYLVYNDEKLYKFNPTIDDKPEPFAKVNIKREKELNSIEMFPWGVALSGPVEVMGVALDGTIKYHVTYSQPGETGRQFIKGGAMLASFALGATSVATGIQGSEWTMTTRDADGNETTSVVKQKDKAKLNQSAAAAAGAGAMAMVAEKFGSRFNAMKQNKDFAYIFAKTETGEKMLVKVRKSDGVEVDKLIFKNNHPVYEIDPATQNIFYVLDDSIEIFNKK from the coding sequence ATGAAAAAAATGAAGTTTTCAATGTTGCTGATTCTATTTGTCAGCATATCGGTGTTTTCACAAAGAAGTTTCGATGAAGTTATTAAGACAGATAGCAATATCTCAGATTTGGTCCAAAACGAAATTACTGGAATTATTGTGTTTAAAGGAAGTGGAAAAATTAGCGGGATAGATGCTGAAACCAAAAAAGTAGTATGGACATTAACCAAAGAGGATTATGGAAATCCATCAACTATGGAAATTTTAGGGGATGGCGATTTTGACAAGATGTTTAAAGAAAAAAAAGAATTAAAAAGTGTTCCTAATAGCCCTTATGTAGAAGCTTATATCAATTCTAAATTCTTAATCATAAACACTGATACTGGAAAAATAGTTTACAATTCATCCAATGAATCTTTTTGGGTTGTACAATCTGATTTTCTTCCTGAAACGAATGAATATTTGATCACTGTAAGAGAAAAAGGGAATATGAATATTGCCTTAATAGATATGTCAACAGGAAGTATCAAGTGGAAAACTGCTGTTGATAAAGCAAAATCTATATTTAGTTTGTCTCTAAAATCAATTATCAATAAAGCTCAGGTAAATGGAGCTACAATTTATTACCTATTATACGGAAAACTATATTCTTTTAATAGAGAATCAGGAAAATTAAATTGGCAAGCCGAAGAAGAATATACTAAATTTTTCCCAACTCAAAACGATAATAATATTGTTGTAATTAATTCTGCTGGAACATTTTCATCAAAAGAGTACCTAAATGTTTTGAGTACTGAAACTGGAAAAAGTATCTGGAAAGAGTCTATAAAAACAAAATATGTAGTTTATCTTGAAGATTGGGGAACCAAATTATTGATAGCGCATTTCGGAGGATTTAACTTTTTCGACCTAAAAACAGGTGAAAAAATATGGAAAAAAGATGCTCGTGGAGATGGATTGAAAAAAGTGATTCCTATCGATAAAGACTTTTTGTATGTTGCCGAAAATGAAATGATGTTGATCAACAAAGACGGAGAAAAACTTTGGAAAAACTTTATTGAAATTGCAGATGACAAAGAAGATCCTATTTTCTACTTAGGAAAAGTGGGAGAAAAAGTAATGTATCTTACTGGAACTTATGGGAATATGGTAGATTACAAAACGGGTAAAAAATTATGGAAACGTAACATACAGTTTAATAAAGATCGTCCAGTTTTACCAACTTTTGATGAATTAACCAATTCGTACTTAGTATATAATGACGAGAAATTATACAAATTCAATCCAACAATTGATGATAAACCAGAGCCCTTTGCAAAAGTGAATATCAAAAGAGAGAAAGAATTAAACAGTATCGAAATGTTTCCTTGGGGAGTTGCGCTTTCTGGACCTGTAGAAGTAATGGGTGTTGCACTTGATGGAACAATAAAATATCATGTTACGTACAGTCAACCGGGTGAAACTGGAAGACAGTTTATAAAAGGAGGTGCAATGTTAGCTAGTTTTGCATTGGGAGCCACATCTGTAGCCACAGGAATTCAAGGTTCTGAATGGACTATGACTACTCGTGATGCCGATGGTAACGAAACTACATCTGTAGTAAAACAAAAAGACAAAGCAAAACTAAATCAATCTGCTGCTGCTGCTGCTGGAGCTGGTGCAATGGCAATGGTAGCCGAAAAATTTGGATCTCGTTTTAATGCGATGAAACAAAATAAAGATTTTGCCTATATTTTTGCAAAAACCGAAACTGGTGAAAAAATGCTAGTAAAAGTTAGAAAATCAGACGGAGTTGAAGTTGATAAATTAATATTTAAAAACAATCACCCCGTTTATGAAATTGATCCAGCCACACAAAACATTTTTTATGTGTTAGATGATTCAATTGAAATTTTTAATAAGAAATAA